A genome region from Oryzias latipes chromosome 2, ASM223467v1 includes the following:
- the LOC101157923 gene encoding insulin-like growth factor-binding protein 5 translates to MLLCIPLLLLPLLRVPGCASSFVPCEQCDAKAISKCPPPPQGCQLVREPGCGCCLTCALEEGQACGVYTRPCMQGLRCLPKNGEEKPLHALLHGRGTCMNEKLYKLLQMHQSKESVQTKVPIFGDHISSRKVQAMKQAKDRKAQLARQGLVSNRSPSSPRLEKLEPEFGPCRRRLDSLLRSMKDTSRVLALSLYVPNCDKKGYFKRKQCKPSRGRKRGICWCVDPMGVRIPSINNAGGELQCREIDNNSNGNE, encoded by the exons ATGCTGCTGTGCATCCCCCTCCTGCTGCTCCCGCTCCTGCGCGTCCCCGGCTGCGCCTCCTCCTTCGTGCCGTGCGAGCAGTGCGACGCCAAAGCCATATCCAAGTGCCCGCCGCCTCCCCAGGGCTGCCAGCTGGTGAGGGAGCCCGGCTGCGGCTGCTGCCTGACGTGCGCGCTCGAGGAGGGCCAGGCGTGCGGCGTGTACACCCGGCCGTGCATGCAGGGGCTCCGCTGCCTGCCCAAAAACGGCGAGGAGAAgccgctgcacgcgctcctgcacGGCCGCGGCACGTGCATGAACGAGAAGCTCTACAAGCTGCTGCAGATGCATCAGTCAAAAG AGTCTGTGCAAACCAAGGTGCCCATATTCGGAGACCATATCAGCAGTCGGAAAGTCCAAGCCATGAAGCAGGCCAAGGACCGCAAGGCTCAACTGGCCAGGCAGGGACTCGTCAGTAACCGTAGTCCCTCGTCCCCTCGCCTGGAGAAACTGGAGCCTGAGTTT GGGCCCTGCAGACGACGACTAGACAGCCTCCTTCGTAGCATGAAGGACACCTCTCGGGTCTTGGCTCTCTCCTTGTACGTCCCCAATTGTGACAAGAAGGGTTACTTCAAACGCAAACAG TGCAAACCATCTCGTGGTCGGAAAAGGGGCATCTGCTGGTGCGTGGACCCAATGGGTGTTAGAATCCCCAGCATCAACAACGCCGGCGGAGAACTGCAGTGCAGAGAAATCGACAACAACAGCAACGGGAACGAATGA